One window from the genome of Deinococcus yavapaiensis KR-236 encodes:
- a CDS encoding YbjN domain-containing protein — translation MKKTLMLVTLSALSATPAFAAATVYEAKPESIMTILKAEGYKPEYKAGDEKTKPSITVKLAGDNYYFYFTGCKNGVCQRINADNGFEKPDKADGLAEKLAKWNAEWYSQAYQEKDGTIYLDSSYIITGGFTAENFLAWLDSYTNDFDEFYKNLYAK, via the coding sequence ATGAAGAAGACGTTGATGTTGGTGACGCTCTCCGCCCTCTCCGCGACGCCCGCGTTCGCCGCCGCCACGGTGTACGAAGCGAAGCCCGAGTCGATCATGACGATTCTCAAGGCCGAAGGCTACAAGCCCGAGTACAAGGCGGGCGACGAGAAGACCAAGCCCTCGATCACCGTGAAGCTCGCGGGAGACAACTACTACTTCTACTTCACGGGCTGCAAGAACGGCGTGTGCCAACGCATCAACGCCGACAACGGCTTCGAGAAGCCCGACAAGGCCGACGGCCTCGCCGAGAAGCTCGCGAAGTGGAACGCCGAGTGGTACAGCCAGGCGTACCAGGAAAAAGACGGCACGATCTACCTCGACTCGTCGTACATCATCACGGGCGGCTTCACCGCCGAGAACTTCCTCGCGTGGCTCGACTCGTACACCAATGACTTCGACGAGTTCTACAAGAACTTGTACGCGAAGTAA
- a CDS encoding multicopper oxidase domain-containing protein, whose product MNIRALLPFTKCFALASLLLAPAPLAADVPSRDEIVKRFVNAANGTVPTTKFTGEVRAYTLEVHEIETEIAPGVKVKQWAFGVPGGAPSVPGPEIRAKVGDLVRITLRNTTGRAHTIHLHGINSLAQEMDGVPHTSHAVLPGESFTYEFVATEAGSFMYHCHVETNLHLDMGMYGAVVIEPREPQAWSKDHVLMLDEWDSRQDPDVTPHRATPNYFLVNGRAYPFIADLAIPNGEVHLLRFMNIGSEVHSMHLHGMTFLVVAKDGQDLAAPYQADTLLLGPGERYDVLVKGRDGTFPLHDHIPPHGTNDGVDPGGMHFMVVGGPALDARGQVAPTHDHDHAAAETSLPEVQSGTVDVAISGFKFSAPILRVKRGTKVVWTNMDLAAHALGVKGPKEASSWSLGKGGRFAVTFDAVGTYDVQCGPHPFMTMKILVEN is encoded by the coding sequence ATGAACATCCGCGCCTTGCTGCCTTTCACGAAATGCTTCGCGCTCGCCTCGCTTCTGCTGGCTCCCGCTCCGCTCGCCGCCGACGTTCCCTCGCGAGACGAGATCGTCAAGCGCTTCGTGAACGCGGCGAACGGAACGGTGCCCACGACGAAATTCACGGGCGAGGTGCGCGCCTATACCCTCGAAGTGCACGAAATCGAAACGGAGATCGCGCCGGGCGTGAAGGTCAAGCAGTGGGCCTTCGGCGTTCCGGGCGGCGCGCCGAGCGTGCCCGGCCCGGAGATTCGCGCGAAGGTCGGCGACCTCGTGCGCATCACCTTGCGCAACACCACGGGTCGCGCGCACACCATCCACCTGCACGGCATCAACTCGCTCGCGCAGGAGATGGACGGCGTGCCGCACACGTCGCACGCCGTGCTGCCCGGCGAATCGTTCACGTACGAGTTCGTGGCGACCGAGGCGGGCTCGTTCATGTATCACTGCCACGTCGAGACGAACTTGCACCTCGACATGGGCATGTACGGCGCGGTCGTCATCGAGCCGCGCGAACCGCAAGCGTGGTCGAAAGATCACGTCCTGATGCTCGACGAGTGGGACAGCCGCCAAGATCCCGACGTGACGCCGCACCGCGCCACGCCGAACTACTTTCTCGTGAACGGGCGCGCGTACCCGTTCATCGCGGACTTGGCGATTCCGAACGGCGAGGTGCACTTGCTGCGCTTCATGAACATCGGGTCGGAGGTGCACTCGATGCACTTGCACGGCATGACCTTCCTCGTCGTCGCCAAAGACGGACAGGACTTGGCGGCGCCGTACCAAGCCGACACCTTGCTGCTCGGTCCGGGCGAACGTTACGACGTCCTCGTGAAGGGCCGCGACGGCACCTTCCCGCTGCACGATCACATTCCGCCGCACGGCACGAACGACGGCGTGGATCCGGGCGGCATGCACTTCATGGTGGTGGGCGGCCCCGCCTTGGACGCGCGCGGGCAAGTGGCGCCCACGCACGACCACGACCACGCGGCGGCCGAGACCTCGCTTCCCGAAGTGCAAAGCGGCACCGTGGACGTCGCGATCTCGGGCTTCAAGTTCTCCGCGCCGATTTTGCGGGTGAAGCGAGGCACGAAGGTCGTGTGGACGAACATGGATCTCGCCGCGCACGCGCTTGGCGTGAAAGGCCCGAAGGAAGCGAGTTCGTGGTCGCTTGGCAAAGGCGGACGCTTCGCCGTGACCTTCGACGCGGTCGGGACGTACGACGTGCAGTGTGGTCCGCACCCGTTCATGACGATGAAGATCCTCGTCGAGAATTGA
- a CDS encoding glycosyl hydrolase family 18 protein, which translates to MSRFRFLGLTPVLLVALAACGSEPTTLAPSAAKATNTAPTITTFTASKTSGSAPLTTTFTVQASDRERDALTCVLDVNGDGYGDLNFGDCKTSRTQTYSFTTAGTTNVKLLVTDSKGASTSRVLTITVTDPVPPPPTPSGNAWVMGYYVGYLRDAYPLDAVNWTAMTHIVVGRATPNADGTINTHFDIDTVNGPIWAKSVVSRAHANNRKAILMLGGAGEYSGFVGAASDANRAKFIDNLLALVDSYGFDGIDLDWEPIQATDQAPLKALAAGLKAKRPGLILTLPIGWVNSTYPQWNATPYYADIAPLFDRLNIMSYAMNGVYDGWQSWHSSALSGHSATTPSSVESSVNAYLNVGVPAAKLGVGIGFFGSCYTGVTGPKQSSSIMKLVADDNVMSYTNIMTQYYNANVKLWDDGAKVPYLSSQTGLGPKACNFVSYEDPQSIALKGQFAQSKGLGGAIVWNINQGYLPNAPIGSRDPLMDAVRSAFLP; encoded by the coding sequence ATGTCCCGATTCCGCTTCCTGGGCCTCACGCCCGTCCTGCTCGTGGCGCTCGCCGCGTGCGGCAGTGAGCCGACGACGCTCGCCCCGAGCGCCGCCAAGGCCACGAACACCGCCCCGACCATCACGACCTTCACCGCCTCGAAGACGAGCGGTTCCGCACCGCTCACCACGACCTTCACCGTGCAGGCGTCCGACCGCGAACGAGACGCCCTCACGTGCGTCCTCGACGTCAACGGCGACGGCTACGGCGACCTCAACTTCGGCGACTGCAAGACCTCGAGGACGCAGACGTACAGCTTCACGACGGCCGGCACGACGAACGTCAAGTTGCTCGTCACGGATTCGAAGGGCGCGTCGACGTCGCGCGTCCTCACCATCACCGTGACCGACCCCGTGCCGCCGCCGCCCACGCCGAGCGGCAACGCCTGGGTGATGGGCTACTACGTCGGCTATCTGCGCGACGCGTACCCGCTGGACGCCGTGAATTGGACGGCGATGACGCACATCGTCGTCGGTCGCGCCACTCCGAACGCGGACGGCACGATCAACACCCACTTCGACATCGACACGGTGAACGGCCCGATCTGGGCGAAGTCCGTGGTGAGCCGAGCGCACGCCAACAACCGCAAGGCCATCTTGATGCTGGGCGGCGCGGGCGAGTACTCGGGCTTCGTGGGCGCGGCGAGCGACGCGAACCGCGCGAAGTTCATCGACAACCTCCTCGCCCTCGTCGACTCGTACGGCTTCGACGGCATCGACCTCGACTGGGAGCCCATCCAAGCCACGGATCAAGCTCCACTCAAAGCGCTCGCGGCGGGCCTCAAGGCCAAACGCCCCGGCCTCATCCTGACGCTGCCGATCGGCTGGGTGAACTCCACGTATCCGCAGTGGAACGCCACGCCGTACTACGCCGACATCGCGCCGCTCTTCGACCGACTCAACATCATGAGCTACGCCATGAACGGCGTGTACGACGGTTGGCAGTCTTGGCACTCCAGCGCCTTGAGCGGCCACTCCGCCACGACGCCCAGCAGCGTCGAGTCGAGCGTGAACGCCTACCTCAACGTCGGCGTGCCCGCCGCGAAGCTCGGCGTCGGCATCGGCTTCTTCGGATCGTGCTACACGGGCGTCACCGGGCCGAAGCAGTCGTCGAGCATCATGAAGCTCGTCGCGGACGACAACGTCATGAGCTACACGAACATCATGACGCAGTACTACAACGCGAACGTCAAGCTGTGGGACGATGGCGCCAAGGTGCCGTACCTGTCGTCGCAGACGGGACTCGGCCCGAAGGCGTGCAACTTCGTGTCGTACGAGGATCCCCAAAGCATCGCGCTCAAAGGGCAGTTCGCGCAGTCCAAGGGCCTCGGCGGCGCGATCGTCTGGAACATCAACCAGGGCTACCTTCCCAACGCGCCGATCGGCAGCCGCGATCCGCTGATGGACGCCGTTCGCTCGGCCTTCCTGCCTTGA